The nucleotide window CGGCGAAAACAGAAAAAAAGTCCTGGCCGCGCATTTTGCCAAACCGTCCGATGGAGATGGCGTCGGCTTTCGTTCGGACAGATTTTGCGGCGCCGTCTGTGCAAGTTCTTCCGCAAAGCAGCCGGACGGCTGGTGGATTGATTACGCGGGTCTGTCGGCTTGGGCGAAAGGGGAACATCCTTCGCCGGAAAGCTTTGTTCACTCCGACGAGCTATGGACTTTCGAGCCGAGGGTGGGGATAGAAATATCCCCGAATATCGGCAAAGTTGAGGATTCCGTGCTTTTCGGCGTCGAGTTTGCGCGCCCGCTGAAGAAAACGGATTTACGCATTCGCGTGGACTGCTCGGAGGATCTTCCCGAAAACGGAATAATCCGACTCGGCGGCGAAGGACGGACGGTCTCCGTTGAACGCGCGGCGTCGCCGTCCTCGTTTCCGAGCGCTTCGGTCGATGCGAAAAAGCTGAAGCTGGCGCTTGTCACCCCCGCGATTTTCGAACATCCGCTGGGCATATTCCCGCGCGATTTCGACTCGAGCACCGGCGAATTTGTGCTGGCGGGCGTCGCACTGAAACTTGTTTCGGTTGCGGGCGGCGGATACATAACTTGCGGCGGCTGGGACGGCGCAAGTGGGGCTCCAACCGTTTTGCGCCGCGCGGTCAGGCCGGGCACCGTTTACTTTTGCGAGCTTTTAAGCGGTGATCCAAATTCACTGCT belongs to bacterium and includes:
- the cmr3 gene encoding type III-B CRISPR module-associated protein Cmr3 codes for the protein MKNYSLVPEDVLFFRDGKPFANFQKSLFPPSPQTVYGALQAVLLYQWCNDNGISGDIRKVVNDKRGPDSYHNLVVRGPWLEADGKGDLFPCPADLWLEFKSGENRKKVLAAHFAKPSDGDGVGFRSDRFCGAVCASSSAKQPDGWWIDYAGLSAWAKGEHPSPESFVHSDELWTFEPRVGIEISPNIGKVEDSVLFGVEFARPLKKTDLRIRVDCSEDLPENGIIRLGGEGRTVSVERAASPSSFPSASVDAKKLKLALVTPAIFEHPLGIFPRDFDSSTGEFVLAGVALKLVSVAGGGYITCGGWDGASGAPTVLRRAVRPGTVYFCELLSGDPNSLLQAKFTDYPEDAKKGFGTLAIGEWK